In the genome of Deinococcus yavapaiensis KR-236, one region contains:
- a CDS encoding multicopper oxidase domain-containing protein gives MQRLSKNTKLAVTATILIGAFLLVAASAPSSERDVDIRDFVNASGGTLTGRQATGELRNFTLEVHKIVTEIAPGVKVEQWAYGFPGQQATVPGPELRVKEGDVVSITFKNTHDQPHTIHLHGITRLAQDMDGIKEVLPGESYTYTFVASHAGTYAYHCHFQTYLHADMGMYGALVVEPRDDAQKVWNTEHTLVLDEWDSHQDPKAPIHTSTPNYFLVNGKSFPLAENIKIADNEVSLLRVVNMGDEPHAWHLHGMNFLKIAKDGENLEHPTREDVLFIAPGERYDILVKGRDGSFPFHDHMVKNVTNNGIYPGGMHVMIEGGTPLTFSGDVAPTSDAHAHTGHAATTDHEHAMADMPGMTAPASTPQTVHIKNFAFDHPVVHVKAGTKVTWINEDAVPHSVTAGTPGQDAQTRAFDSTGEAKGKMQLMAQGQAWSYTFDKKGTFEYYCLPHTNMTATVIVE, from the coding sequence ATGCAACGTCTCAGCAAAAACACCAAGCTCGCCGTCACCGCCACCATCCTCATCGGCGCCTTCCTGCTGGTCGCCGCCAGCGCGCCCAGCAGCGAACGCGACGTGGACATCCGCGACTTCGTCAACGCCTCGGGCGGAACGCTGACGGGCCGCCAAGCCACGGGCGAACTGCGCAACTTCACCCTCGAAGTCCACAAGATCGTCACCGAAATCGCTCCGGGCGTCAAAGTCGAACAGTGGGCCTACGGCTTTCCCGGTCAGCAAGCGACCGTGCCCGGCCCCGAACTGCGCGTGAAGGAAGGCGACGTCGTCTCCATCACCTTCAAAAACACCCACGACCAGCCGCACACCATCCACCTGCACGGCATCACGCGTCTCGCGCAGGACATGGACGGCATCAAGGAAGTGCTGCCCGGAGAGTCGTACACCTACACCTTCGTCGCCTCGCACGCGGGCACGTACGCCTATCACTGCCACTTCCAGACGTACCTGCACGCCGATATGGGCATGTACGGCGCCCTCGTCGTCGAACCGAGGGACGACGCCCAAAAGGTCTGGAATACCGAGCACACCCTCGTCCTCGACGAGTGGGACAGCCACCAAGACCCCAAGGCGCCGATCCACACGTCCACGCCCAACTACTTCCTCGTGAACGGCAAGTCCTTCCCGCTCGCCGAGAACATCAAGATCGCCGACAACGAGGTCAGCTTGCTGCGCGTCGTCAACATGGGTGACGAGCCGCACGCGTGGCACCTGCACGGCATGAACTTCCTCAAGATCGCCAAGGACGGCGAGAACTTGGAACACCCCACGCGAGAAGACGTCCTTTTCATCGCCCCCGGCGAGCGATACGACATCCTCGTCAAAGGCCGCGACGGCAGCTTCCCCTTCCACGACCACATGGTCAAGAACGTCACGAACAACGGCATCTACCCCGGCGGGATGCACGTCATGATCGAAGGCGGCACCCCCCTGACCTTCTCGGGCGACGTCGCGCCGACCTCGGACGCGCACGCCCACACCGGCCACGCGGCGACGACCGACCACGAGCACGCCATGGCCGACATGCCGGGCATGACCGCCCCCGCCAGCACGCCGCAGACCGTGCACATCAAGAACTTCGCCTTCGATCATCCTGTCGTGCACGTCAAGGCAGGCACGAAGGTCACGTGGATCAACGAGGACGCGGTGCCTCACAGCGTCACCGCCGGGACTCCCGGTCAAGACGCGCAGACGCGCGCCTTCGACTCGACGGGCGAAGCGAAAGGCAAGATGCAGTTGATGGCCCAAGGTCAAGCGTGGAGCTACACCTTCGACAAGAAGGGGACGTTCGAGTACTACTGCCTGCCGCATACCAACATGACCGCCACGGTCATCGTGGAATGA
- a CDS encoding cupin domain-containing protein, with translation MNSERPESNPLPDVASHPEVKVFRRRLDPHARLPEHTHKGREVVVTVVSGDLTLTLGAQARFLTENDVATFGGDVVTSLRAGERGAEFTVTLVPVTAVPRR, from the coding sequence ATGAATTCCGAGCGCCCCGAATCCAACCCGCTTCCCGACGTCGCCTCCCATCCCGAAGTCAAGGTCTTTCGGCGCCGCCTCGATCCGCACGCCCGACTGCCCGAGCACACCCACAAGGGACGCGAAGTCGTCGTGACGGTCGTCTCGGGCGACCTCACGTTGACGCTCGGCGCGCAGGCGCGGTTCTTGACCGAGAATGACGTCGCCACCTTCGGCGGCGACGTCGTCACGAGCTTGCGAGCGGGCGAACGAGGAGCGGAATTCACCGTGACCCTCGTGCCCGTAACGGCCGTGCCACGAAGATAG
- a CDS encoding RrF2 family transcriptional regulator has product MDDLRNMLKREESLAIHALINIAENPGTNAAAIAKDLQAPPAFLAKILSTLVKADLVTSTMGRGGGVKLAVDPDTLTLLDVVEAVSGKVILDGCQVKAKCPTQERKGNCKLKAAWIAMTLGWRDTLGGIRLAQLCDTAPA; this is encoded by the coding sequence ATGGACGACCTGCGAAACATGCTCAAACGCGAAGAAAGCCTCGCCATCCATGCCCTCATCAACATCGCCGAGAATCCCGGCACGAACGCCGCCGCCATCGCCAAGGACTTGCAAGCGCCGCCCGCCTTTCTCGCCAAAATCCTCTCCACCCTCGTCAAGGCGGATCTCGTCACGTCCACCATGGGTCGAGGCGGCGGCGTGAAACTCGCCGTCGACCCCGACACGCTCACCTTGCTCGACGTCGTCGAAGCCGTGTCCGGCAAAGTCATCCTCGACGGCTGCCAAGTCAAAGCGAAGTGCCCCACCCAAGAGCGCAAAGGCAACTGCAAGCTCAAAGCCGCCTGGATCGCCATGACGCTCGGCTGGCGAGACACCCTCGGCGGCATTCGCCTCGCGCAGTTGTGCGACACCGCGCCCGCTTGA
- a CDS encoding truncated hemoglobin: MQILTGTLYDRMGGARSVEKLVHAFYDQAARDPVLSPVFTAAAAGDPGAWWARHLTKMVRFWTSVSGGPPYYHGSPVLAHDGFGIEARHFDAWLTLWHDVLFDSLEEDVARELLVRATRMRHVLERHLSGDVGNSMNAYGTRPEREPQGGKR; the protein is encoded by the coding sequence ATGCAGATCCTCACCGGCACCCTCTACGACCGCATGGGCGGCGCGCGAAGCGTCGAGAAGCTCGTGCACGCCTTTTACGACCAGGCGGCGCGCGACCCCGTCCTCTCCCCCGTCTTCACCGCCGCCGCGGCGGGCGACCCCGGCGCTTGGTGGGCGCGGCACCTGACGAAGATGGTGCGCTTCTGGACGAGCGTCTCAGGCGGACCGCCGTACTATCACGGCAGCCCCGTGCTCGCGCACGACGGCTTCGGGATCGAAGCGCGCCACTTCGACGCGTGGCTGACGTTGTGGCACGACGTTTTGTTCGACTCTCTCGAAGAGGACGTCGCACGCGAGCTTCTCGTGCGCGCCACCCGCATGCGGCACGTCCTAGAGCGCCACTTGAGCGGCGACGTCGGAAATTCCATGAACGCGTACGGCACCCGCCCCGAACGAGAACCGCAAGGAGGAAAACGATGA
- a CDS encoding ArsR/SmtB family transcription factor, with product MARAATTSDVFNALAEPKRRQLVDLLASGERSVTDLVRLLELTQPAVSKHLRVLRDVGIVHVRDDGRQRLYRLDPLSLRPIHDWVAPYQHLWNRRFEALDNVLDELQRQEERDDGSE from the coding sequence ATGGCGAGAGCGGCCACCACCAGCGATGTCTTCAACGCCCTCGCCGAGCCGAAGCGGCGACAACTCGTGGATCTTCTCGCGAGCGGCGAACGCAGCGTAACCGACCTCGTCCGTCTGCTCGAACTCACCCAACCCGCCGTCTCCAAGCACCTGCGCGTCCTGCGCGACGTCGGGATCGTGCACGTTCGAGACGACGGTCGCCAGCGCCTCTACCGCCTCGATCCCCTTTCCCTGAGGCCCATCCACGACTGGGTGGCGCCTTACCAGCACCTCTGGAACCGCCGATTCGAAGCACTGGACAACGTGCTGGACGAACTCCAGCGACAGGAGGAACGAGATGACGGCAGCGAGTGA